AGTTATCTCTTTTATCAATAACTTTCACCGAAACCATCCCGCTTTCCTTATGGATGGCAAACTTTAACTCTGTTTTATATGCAGCTATGGTGTTATTAATTTGTTCTACCGCTTCTTCCAACTTCTGTTCGGAGTCATCGTTTGTTAACTGTTGAGCCTTAATCAGCATATTTGCTTTTTTATCCGATACTGCTTCTCTTTCTTCAGAAAGAGGTCTAACCTGCACATCCTGCTGAATAGGCATGATACTTCTATCAACACTCAAGACACTCACCTTTATCACCTCACGTTATTTTCTATTATCTATAAAATAACCATCCGTTTGGACAACCGGGCCGCGATAAGCTTTATAAGTACCTTTTCTTTGGTTTAGTGATTTAATCTCTTTCTTTAAATTTTGGAACTCGCCACTTACCGCCTGGAGGTTTTGATCTTCCAGTTTACGTATTTTAACTGCAAGTAGTTTCGCTCTATCCCCTAATATGCGGATCCCTTCCAGGTTCTCCTCAAATAATTTTTTCGATTCTTCCCCCCCTGCACTTTCCGTATAATTTGATATTTGCTTCTCCAATGGCAGAAGCTCTGCATTAATTTCATTGATGGTGTCGATATGTTGCTGTTTCCTGTCAATAATCGCTAATAGATCATCTATTTTTTCAGGAACCAGGAATTTTGTCTGTTCTAAAGTAGTTTTATAAATTTCTTCCATCAGCTTTATCTTCTGCTTTTTAAGGTCATATATTTTCTTAAGCAATTGTCTGGTTATCCTCCCTGTTTATTTACTGACCGCACGCTATCAGCGGTTTTGCGATCTTTACCGCTTCCCGCCAGGTATCACGCAGGTCTACCACTAACCCCAGCGCCTCGTCCAGGATATACTTGTCCTTTTTCATATTTGCTTCAAATAAACGCCGGTTGATATATTCGTACAGCGACGAAAGATTACCCGATATTTCATATTCCATATTCAACGTTTCACTCAGATAAGTAATAATTTCCTGCGCTTTGATAATCGAATTATGGACATCCTGGATTTTTTTCTCTTCTATAAACTTGATTCCCTGTTTGATGGATTTAACCGCGCCGTCGTAAAGGAGCAAGGTCAGTTCACCTTTGTCCGCGCTGATAATGGAATTTTGTTTGTACTGTTGATAAGGATTAATATTATACACTTGTGCAACCCCCGCAGATTTTTTCTTATGCCAGTCCACTTAACTGGGACAGCCAGGCACTCTGGCTGTTCATACTCTGAATAGCCTTTTCCATTGCTGTGAACTGCCGCCAGTAACGGTTTTCAATATCATTGAGACGATCTTCCAGCTTGTATATATCGCTGTCAATTTTAGATAACTGTTTGCCTATCGTACTGTTGTCGTAAGAACTATATGATGTACTGCTGCCGGCTTTGGATGAGAGCTGTGTAATTCCGTTATTCACTTCATTATAAATCCTGACAGCAATACCGTCTTCTTCATCAATATCAGATGCCTTCGTAAAAAGGTCCATTACTTCATCCGGATCATTCTGGAGCGCTTCTTTGAGCTTGGCCTCATTAATATAAAGCTTCCCTTTTTCCTGGTATGAGCCTGTCGTGATGCCTATGCTGGAGAGTGTTTTAAAAGTGGTTAATCCTGCCACGGAAGAACCTAATTCAGAGCGAATTTTTGTCAGTATTCCTGATATCATTGAATCGTTCCGCAACATGCCACTTTTGGCTTTACTCTCCCATAACTTAATCTCGTCTTCGGACATTTCTTCCTTCTCATCGTCTGTAAGCGGAAGAAAGTCTCTGTAGCGGGTCTCAGAAAGCTTGCTGTTAATTTCTTCTATAAGATCGTTGTATGAAGATACAAAATCCGAAATCAAATTAAATGATGAATCCGTATCGTTGGTTATAGATACCATGCTGGTGGCGCCACCACCCTGCCTCAGGTTCATGGTAATACCGTTGACTGTAACCTTGTTCGTCGAGCTGGTCAGGTTTAATGTATCACCAAAATCAAATACCGCGTCCTGACCGGCATATACAGTCCCGTCATTATTCAGCAACAGATTTAAAGTATTGGCGCCGGTTCCGCCCGCATCCGAAAGAAAACCGCTCGCATCGCTGGCAACCCTGATTTGCGCCGTGCTGCCGGTGGTGGTGGAAGATAGAAAGAACCTGTTCAAATTAGAGTCATAGCTTGCTTTTATGCCGATGCCGGCTTCATTTATTGCCGACACAACGCTGTTAATATTATCAGTTGCTGTGTCGAAGGTAAAATCATGGCTCCCGCCGCTCCCTTCCAGCGTGAAAGAAACGCTGCCGGACAAGCCAAATTGTTCTGCCAGGGTTTTTGTTGTCCCGTCCTCATTCAATTCTTCAGCCAGCGCGGCCTGGCTGCCCTTTGAAACCCCCTGGGCCAGTTGGTGAACAGTCACCGCATAACTCCCCTGCACAGCATTGGCGTTTGCGCTAACGGTGAGAG
This genomic window from Dehalobacter sp. contains:
- a CDS encoding flagellar protein FlaG — protein: MSVDRSIMPIQQDVQVRPLSEEREAVSDKKANMLIKAQQLTNDDSEQKLEEAVEQINNTIAAYKTELKFAIHKESGMVSVKVIDKRDN
- the fliS gene encoding flagellar export chaperone FliS, giving the protein MYNINPYQQYKQNSIISADKGELTLLLYDGAVKSIKQGIKFIEEKKIQDVHNSIIKAQEIITYLSETLNMEYEISGNLSSLYEYINRRLFEANMKKDKYILDEALGLVVDLRDTWREAVKIAKPLIACGQ
- a CDS encoding flagellar protein FlgN; the protein is MLKKIYDLKKQKIKLMEEIYKTTLEQTKFLVPEKIDDLLAIIDRKQQHIDTINEINAELLPLEKQISNYTESAGGEESKKLFEENLEGIRILGDRAKLLAVKIRKLEDQNLQAVSGEFQNLKKEIKSLNQRKGTYKAYRGPVVQTDGYFIDNRK
- the fliD gene encoding flagellar filament capping protein FliD, which gives rise to RMPLDRLKQKKQTLEWQKDEYRTINNLMRTFRDTVSKMRFQSSYMAKSAVSSNESALTVSANANAVQGSYAVTVHQLAQGVSKGSQAALAEELNEDGTTKTLAEQFGLSGSVSFTLEGSGGSHDFTFDTATDNINSVVSAINEAGIGIKASYDSNLNRFFLSSTTTGSTAQIRVASDASGFLSDAGGTGANTLNLLLNNDGTVYAGQDAVFDFGDTLNLTSSTNKVTVNGITMNLRQGGGATSMVSITNDTDSSFNLISDFVSSYNDLIEEINSKLSETRYRDFLPLTDDEKEEMSEDEIKLWESKAKSGMLRNDSMISGILTKIRSELGSSVAGLTTFKTLSSIGITTGSYQEKGKLYINEAKLKEALQNDPDEVMDLFTKASDIDEEDGIAVRIYNEVNNGITQLSSKAGSSTSYSSYDNSTIGKQLSKIDSDIYKLEDRLNDIENRYWRQFTAMEKAIQSMNSQSAWLSQLSGLA